The following are encoded together in the Bradyrhizobium algeriense genome:
- a CDS encoding glycerophosphodiester phosphodiesterase — MKLIAHRGWSAGRGENSLAAFARAARDGRISGVEFDVCLAADSDTLVVSHDPPRHVENALTLDAALSLLSPTDLELFVEVKETGLVSRVIERLVASNVARRSVVFAFAAVARSFPWEGTRPVRLGIIVMYPWNLNRAVRRYAPDVLLLGWDARAWTRVAFRAWWTVFSLEHLARRYHVPVVVGIVQRMDDLHWLSRQRLYGVVADVDRTIGRSARPD, encoded by the coding sequence ATGAAGCTTATTGCGCATCGTGGATGGTCCGCGGGTCGGGGTGAAAACTCGCTCGCCGCGTTCGCACGTGCCGCCCGTGACGGCAGAATATCTGGTGTCGAATTCGACGTCTGCCTTGCAGCGGATTCCGACACATTGGTGGTGTCACACGACCCGCCGCGTCATGTCGAGAATGCGCTGACCCTCGATGCGGCACTGTCGCTTCTTTCGCCGACTGACCTTGAACTGTTTGTGGAGGTGAAGGAGACGGGACTTGTCTCAAGAGTCATCGAGAGGCTGGTTGCCAGCAACGTGGCCCGTCGCTCGGTCGTATTTGCCTTTGCTGCCGTCGCAAGATCCTTTCCGTGGGAGGGTACGCGACCGGTGCGCCTGGGCATCATCGTCATGTACCCGTGGAACCTGAATCGTGCGGTGCGCAGGTATGCGCCGGATGTCCTCCTGCTCGGCTGGGACGCGCGCGCTTGGACGCGAGTCGCTTTTCGCGCCTGGTGGACCGTTTTCTCGCTTGAGCACCTTGCGCGACGCTACCACGTGCCGGTTGTGGTAGGAATCGTGCAACGCATGGACGACCTTCATTGGCTCTCGCGGCAGCGCCTCTACGGGGTGGTTGCCGACGTCGACCGCACTATCGGCCGCAGCGCCAGACCTGATTAG
- a CDS encoding DEAD/DEAH box helicase, producing the protein MMALHLLVQWRKSGRNGVVFLAEHENKAERLGAIIHAIDASCDVLVFPRLNTLPFDQLEPSHEIAGRRSSVLRRLAKPEKPVLLVSTAEAVMERLPTVASWSRVILRLKVGAAFSEQDLRPRLETLGYDLDEEADYPGGALFHGKTFEIFPAGALGPFRVEHSGGLIRRIVAFDPIEHDIVFETKELLIDPMSERLAFGNMRGKRSTLFDYCGRAKWVADAGVSAHADSWLSTIEEAAGRTDRDREYLGRREWKQATRRMNVLSQKARFAPAPDFSQVASPRKALRAFVDDTRRAGSRLVFVAAHEDDLRVLERMSGVKAEHFADWNEATAGRHREAALLADFDRGFVVPGRKPLVVVTASDVLGSRAHHPQPLARSWNAAFDHADVPEQGAAVVHLQRGLALLDGLQTVATGGGSSREMIRLVFAGDDAVLVPPADLALIWPYASERGELTLDKADGSTWWSRRTEAEREIQVAGKQLAKHISQRRRRRAPKLVPPGPVYERFVARFPYFTTVDQAKAIRDVLNDLASGHPMDRIICGDVGFGKTEVALRATAAVVLSGKQVAIAVPTTVLARQHVATFRKRFAPFGIEVGSLSRTGSGAATREVKEGLKSGKLKVVVGTQALTSKDVKFAGLGLVVIDEEQHFGAAEKARLSGLARSIHALWMSATPIPRTLAGGLAGFRDLGVIASPPIHRLPVVTKVAPLSDAAIASALLREQRRHGQSFLICPRIQDLDPMLARVQSVAPDLRIVCLHGKLPADDIDDRMMSFVEGAADVLLATNIVESGLDIPRANTIVVCWPEKFGLAQLHQLRGRVGRSGIRAFAHLLTDSGSERSEKRLAVLEEFSRPGAGFAISARDLDLRGAGDVLSERQSGHVQVFGPVLYSHLLKLASEKADDRTADLWVPDLNLPVGDMLPAGYVQSEAVRLEIYGRVARCRSEDELDDLEEETSRRFGRLPPAARDFFTAARLRIDCRRRGIIRLDVGPDAVAATFLPGRLRKSRARSLQRDGDRVVYISNGREGPLRKVEEFLDLLDE; encoded by the coding sequence ATGATGGCCCTCCATCTGCTCGTACAGTGGAGGAAGTCTGGCCGCAATGGCGTCGTCTTTCTTGCTGAACACGAGAATAAAGCCGAGCGGCTGGGTGCCATCATTCATGCCATCGATGCTTCGTGCGATGTGCTTGTTTTTCCAAGACTCAATACGCTGCCGTTCGATCAGCTGGAGCCGTCGCACGAAATCGCGGGCAGACGAAGTTCGGTCTTGCGGCGCCTTGCCAAGCCTGAGAAGCCGGTTCTGCTCGTGTCCACGGCAGAGGCCGTGATGGAGCGCCTTCCCACTGTGGCGAGTTGGTCTCGCGTAATCCTTCGGTTGAAAGTCGGCGCCGCGTTTTCTGAACAAGATCTCCGGCCGCGGCTTGAGACCCTCGGATACGACCTTGACGAAGAGGCGGACTATCCCGGCGGCGCGCTGTTTCACGGGAAGACATTCGAGATTTTTCCCGCCGGCGCGCTCGGTCCGTTCAGAGTAGAGCATTCCGGCGGGCTGATACGTCGGATCGTGGCGTTCGATCCGATAGAACATGACATCGTTTTTGAGACGAAAGAGCTTCTCATCGACCCGATGTCGGAGCGGCTGGCCTTCGGGAACATGCGCGGAAAGCGCTCGACCCTATTCGACTATTGTGGTCGAGCCAAGTGGGTCGCGGATGCCGGCGTTTCAGCGCACGCTGATAGCTGGCTTAGCACGATCGAGGAGGCGGCGGGTCGCACGGACAGAGACCGAGAATACCTCGGGAGGCGCGAATGGAAGCAGGCGACCAGGCGTATGAACGTGCTGTCGCAAAAGGCACGTTTCGCTCCCGCACCGGACTTTTCGCAGGTTGCATCGCCCAGGAAGGCGCTTCGTGCGTTCGTCGACGATACGCGGCGCGCCGGTTCGCGCCTGGTTTTCGTCGCAGCGCATGAGGACGACCTGCGCGTGCTGGAACGGATGAGCGGAGTCAAGGCAGAGCACTTTGCGGATTGGAACGAGGCGACGGCCGGACGCCACCGTGAGGCGGCGCTGCTGGCCGATTTTGATAGAGGGTTTGTCGTACCTGGCCGGAAACCTCTTGTCGTCGTAACGGCTTCCGATGTGCTCGGCAGCAGGGCCCATCATCCGCAGCCCCTGGCTAGAAGCTGGAATGCGGCTTTCGACCACGCAGATGTACCGGAGCAGGGCGCCGCGGTCGTTCATCTGCAGCGGGGACTGGCCTTGCTCGACGGCTTGCAGACCGTGGCAACGGGGGGCGGGTCGTCGCGCGAAATGATCCGGCTGGTATTTGCGGGAGACGATGCCGTTCTCGTTCCGCCCGCCGACCTCGCCTTGATCTGGCCATACGCGTCGGAGCGCGGCGAGCTGACCCTCGACAAAGCGGATGGAAGTACATGGTGGAGCCGGCGTACCGAGGCGGAGCGCGAAATCCAAGTCGCCGGCAAGCAACTCGCGAAACACATCAGCCAGCGACGCCGCCGGCGGGCGCCGAAACTTGTACCTCCAGGTCCCGTCTATGAAAGGTTCGTCGCGCGCTTTCCGTATTTCACGACAGTCGACCAAGCGAAAGCCATTCGGGACGTCTTGAATGATCTTGCGTCGGGCCACCCCATGGACAGGATCATTTGCGGCGACGTCGGATTCGGCAAAACCGAGGTGGCGTTGCGAGCCACGGCTGCCGTCGTATTGTCAGGGAAGCAGGTGGCGATAGCGGTGCCGACGACGGTCCTGGCAAGACAGCATGTCGCGACTTTCCGCAAACGCTTCGCTCCGTTTGGCATCGAAGTGGGGAGTTTGTCGCGAACCGGTTCGGGCGCAGCTACAAGAGAGGTGAAGGAGGGGCTGAAGAGTGGCAAATTGAAGGTCGTAGTCGGAACGCAGGCCCTCACCTCGAAGGACGTGAAGTTCGCCGGCCTCGGCCTTGTCGTCATCGATGAGGAACAGCATTTTGGGGCGGCGGAGAAGGCGAGACTTTCCGGGCTGGCCAGGAGTATTCATGCCCTTTGGATGAGCGCCACGCCGATTCCGCGGACTCTCGCGGGCGGTCTTGCTGGCTTCAGGGATCTTGGCGTCATCGCCTCTCCGCCCATTCATCGACTCCCGGTCGTCACAAAGGTTGCTCCTCTTTCGGATGCTGCTATTGCCTCCGCATTGCTGCGCGAGCAAAGGCGGCACGGGCAAAGCTTCTTGATCTGTCCGCGAATTCAGGATCTCGATCCGATGCTGGCGCGCGTTCAATCGGTGGCCCCGGATCTCCGCATCGTCTGTCTGCATGGCAAGTTGCCCGCCGACGACATAGATGACCGAATGATGAGCTTCGTCGAAGGCGCGGCGGACGTGCTGCTGGCGACCAACATCGTAGAGAGCGGTCTCGATATCCCACGTGCAAACACGATCGTGGTCTGTTGGCCCGAAAAGTTCGGTCTCGCGCAACTTCATCAGCTCAGAGGAAGGGTGGGCCGCAGCGGGATACGGGCGTTTGCGCATTTGCTGACCGATTCGGGCTCGGAGCGATCTGAGAAGCGGTTGGCCGTTCTGGAGGAGTTCAGCAGACCGGGCGCGGGTTTCGCGATCAGTGCGCGGGATCTGGACCTCAGGGGAGCGGGGGACGTGCTTTCAGAGCGACAGTCGGGCCACGTGCAGGTGTTCGGACCCGTGCTCTACAGCCACCTTCTGAAATTGGCCTCGGAGAAAGCCGACGACAGAACAGCCGACCTGTGGGTGCCTGACCTGAATCTGCCCGTAGGAGACATGTTGCCCGCAGGCTACGTGCAATCGGAGGCGGTTCGGCTGGAAATCTACGGCCGCGTCGCCAGATGCCGAAGCGAAGATGAGTTGGACGATCTCGAGGAGGAGACTTCCCGTCGCTTCGGCAGATTGCCTCCGGCGGCCCGCGATTTCTTTACCGCAGCAAGGCTCAGGATCGACTGCAGGCGAAGAGGAATCATAAGACTTGATGTCGGCCCGGATGCCGTAGCCGCGACATTCCTGCCGGGACGACTTCGGAAATCCAGGGCGCGATCACTGCAACGCGATGGCGATCGGGTTGTGTACATCAGCAACGGACGCGAGGGACCGCTTAGGAAGGTCGAAGAGTTCCTCGACCTTCTGGACGAGTAA
- a CDS encoding FAD-dependent oxidoreductase: MAEQLQADVVVVGAGPVGLTLAMDLAWRGVDVILLESRARGEPPSVKSNHVSARSMEIFRRLGVAQKVRDAGLPADYPNDVVFRTAFLGHEITRIKIPCRSERYTAKDGPDTWWPTPEPPHRINQIYLEPVLFAHLSAMPSARIFNGTTLVDFAQGAERVTAFATANGKEIDISCKFLIGCDGGRSLVRKKIGATLSGDVALQYVQSSYIRAPKLLGLLLEQGGTPAWASFALNARQSGNVYAIDGKQNWLVHVYLKPGVTDFEAVDRDAAIRTVLGVDQDFEYELISKEDWVGRRLIADKVRDDKVFICGDACHLWVPYAGYGMNAGIADAADLAWLLAARLEGWGAEGILAAYAAERLPITDQVSHFAMDHAHAMTKARKSVSDEIEADGPEADAYRAAVGKTTYDLNVQQYCCAGLNFGYFYQGSPIIVYDGEAAPPYTMGEFTPSTVPGARLPHIWLADRRSLYDAMGPYYTLLRLNPDIDVSSLTNAAAAACVPLTVLDVSSPEAAELFPYDLILVRPDQHVAWRGNGTSADPGRLVDIVRGAGSAK; the protein is encoded by the coding sequence ATGGCCGAGCAGCTGCAGGCTGACGTCGTGGTGGTTGGCGCAGGCCCGGTCGGGCTGACTTTGGCAATGGATCTGGCCTGGCGCGGCGTCGACGTCATCCTGCTGGAATCCCGCGCGCGGGGCGAGCCGCCCAGCGTCAAGTCGAACCACGTCTCGGCGCGCTCGATGGAAATCTTCCGCCGGCTCGGCGTCGCGCAAAAGGTGCGCGACGCCGGATTGCCGGCGGATTATCCCAACGACGTGGTCTTTCGAACTGCGTTTCTCGGCCACGAAATCACGCGGATCAAAATTCCGTGCCGTTCCGAGCGCTATACGGCCAAGGATGGCCCAGATACCTGGTGGCCGACGCCGGAGCCGCCGCACCGGATCAATCAGATCTATCTCGAGCCGGTGTTGTTCGCTCATCTGTCGGCGATGCCGAGCGCGCGCATTTTCAACGGCACGACACTGGTCGATTTTGCGCAAGGCGCCGAACGAGTTACGGCCTTCGCCACCGCGAACGGCAAGGAGATCGATATTTCCTGTAAATTTTTGATCGGCTGCGATGGCGGCCGCTCGCTGGTGCGCAAGAAAATCGGCGCGACACTGAGCGGCGACGTCGCCTTGCAGTATGTGCAGTCGAGTTACATTCGCGCGCCGAAGTTGCTCGGATTGCTGCTGGAACAAGGTGGCACTCCGGCATGGGCATCTTTCGCACTGAATGCGCGGCAATCCGGCAACGTCTACGCGATCGACGGCAAGCAGAACTGGCTGGTTCATGTTTATCTCAAGCCGGGAGTAACGGACTTTGAAGCCGTCGACCGCGACGCCGCGATCCGCACCGTGCTCGGCGTCGACCAGGATTTCGAATACGAACTGATCAGCAAGGAAGACTGGGTCGGGCGCCGCCTGATCGCCGACAAGGTGCGCGACGACAAGGTCTTCATCTGCGGCGATGCCTGTCATCTCTGGGTGCCCTATGCCGGCTACGGTATGAATGCCGGCATTGCCGATGCCGCCGATCTGGCGTGGCTATTGGCGGCGCGGCTCGAAGGCTGGGGCGCGGAGGGAATATTGGCAGCCTATGCAGCCGAGCGGCTGCCGATCACCGATCAGGTTTCGCATTTCGCGATGGACCATGCGCACGCGATGACCAAGGCGCGAAAATCCGTCAGCGACGAAATAGAGGCCGACGGACCGGAGGCCGACGCCTATCGCGCCGCGGTCGGCAAGACGACGTATGACCTCAATGTGCAGCAGTATTGCTGCGCGGGATTGAACTTCGGCTATTTCTATCAGGGATCGCCTATCATCGTGTATGATGGCGAAGCTGCGCCGCCGTATACGATGGGAGAGTTCACGCCATCGACAGTTCCGGGCGCCCGCCTGCCCCACATCTGGCTCGCAGATCGACGTTCGCTTTATGACGCGATGGGACCGTACTACACGCTGCTGCGACTGAACCCGGACATAGACGTATCCAGCCTGACAAATGCCGCAGCGGCTGCCTGCGTCCCGTTGACGGTACTTGATGTATCCAGCCCTGAAGCGGCGGAGTTGTTTCCGTACGACCTTATATTGGTCCGACCAGACCAGCATGTCGCTTGGCGGGGAAATGGCACCTCAGCCGATCCCGGTCGACTCGTGGATATCGTCCGTGGCGCGGGATCCGCAAAGTAG
- a CDS encoding tripartite tricarboxylate transporter substrate binding protein: MKTFSRVALAAICLSSFGLAPAAAEVKYPGRAIHIIVGFTPGGGNDVIARIFGQKLSESLGQPVIIENKPGAGAILATEYVARSAPDGYTLLVGASGAMVINPAVYEKLSYDTMRDFKPVSELGSFPLILIVNAASPFKSLADLVAYAKSNPDKTNYSSSSAAFQLATELFKQKTGVPMQMIPYKGANDSVTAVISGEVTATIADAGPVTSQVNGGQARALAVAAPKRMDSLPDVPTMKEAGADVEAVLWSGIFVPAATPPEIVRKLEAEFVRIARLPDVISRLKLLNIESVGNSSEEFSRIIAADLERWRAVARAGNIKIAQ, from the coding sequence ATGAAAACCTTTAGCCGCGTGGCGCTGGCCGCCATCTGTTTGAGTTCTTTCGGCCTCGCGCCTGCTGCCGCTGAGGTCAAATATCCGGGCCGGGCGATTCACATCATCGTCGGCTTCACGCCGGGTGGTGGCAACGACGTCATCGCCCGCATCTTCGGGCAGAAATTATCGGAAAGTCTCGGCCAGCCGGTCATCATTGAAAACAAGCCCGGCGCGGGGGCGATCCTTGCCACCGAATACGTCGCGCGGTCTGCACCTGATGGCTACACGCTGCTGGTCGGTGCCAGCGGCGCGATGGTGATCAATCCGGCAGTCTATGAGAAGCTGAGCTACGACACGATGCGGGATTTCAAGCCGGTGTCCGAGCTTGGATCGTTTCCACTGATCCTGATCGTCAACGCGGCGTCGCCGTTCAAATCGTTGGCCGATCTCGTCGCCTACGCAAAAAGCAATCCAGACAAGACGAACTATTCCAGTTCCTCCGCCGCCTTCCAGCTCGCGACCGAGCTGTTCAAGCAGAAGACCGGCGTTCCGATGCAGATGATCCCCTACAAGGGAGCCAACGATTCCGTCACCGCGGTGATCTCGGGCGAGGTGACCGCGACCATCGCCGACGCCGGACCGGTGACCAGCCAGGTCAACGGCGGTCAGGCGCGCGCGTTGGCAGTTGCTGCTCCGAAGCGGATGGACAGTTTGCCCGATGTGCCAACCATGAAGGAGGCGGGCGCTGACGTCGAAGCGGTGTTGTGGAGCGGCATATTCGTGCCCGCGGCGACGCCGCCCGAAATTGTCAGGAAGCTCGAGGCTGAATTCGTCCGTATCGCGCGGTTGCCGGACGTGATCTCCCGCCTAAAATTGCTCAACATCGAGTCCGTCGGCAATTCGTCGGAGGAGTTTTCGCGCATCATCGCGGCGGATCTTGAACGCTGGAGAGCGGTGGCCCGCGCCGGCAATATCAAGATAGCCCAGTAG
- a CDS encoding thiamine pyrophosphate-requiring protein: MSRHSAAHYFLEGLVDLGVEYIFANLGTDHVSLIEEIARWDREGRKHPEVILCPHEIVAVHMAGGYALATGRGQAVFVHVDAGTANACMAIQNLFRYRLPVMLFAGRAPYTLHGELTGSRDTYVHFVQDPFDIASIVRPYVKWEYSLPSGIVVKEALARASAFMHSDPPGPVYMMLPRETLAEQWDEAQMPAYNPARFGSVAVGGIDQDRVETIASRLMASENPIALTAYLGRNADAVAALERLALACGIRIAEFNSIDLNVSQDSPCFAGFDPLPLLEQADVGLLLDTDVPFVPQYARRVEAIDWIQIDIDPLKSDFPMWGFPTDIRVQADCATVLRQVLEVVEARADDLYRKRVTERTAGWSGARDAAARRRAAAAENKGTSGALSAAFLFATLNRALSQDDIVVNEAIRNGPLLQEQIRRTQPHSYVGLAGGGLGFSGGMALGLKLAQPERRIVQIIGDGAYHFSSPDSVFAVAQQYQIPILTVVLDNGGWQAVKSSVQRVYPKGVAAETDSFQSQLRSGRQGEKRGFSDIGRAFGAHGEFVSEPDELAAAVERCLAAVDGGIAAVLHVQITPL, from the coding sequence ATGAGCCGTCATAGCGCCGCGCATTATTTTCTCGAGGGTCTGGTCGATCTCGGCGTTGAATATATCTTCGCCAATCTCGGCACCGACCACGTCTCGCTGATCGAGGAGATCGCCCGCTGGGACCGCGAAGGCCGCAAGCATCCGGAAGTTATCCTCTGCCCGCATGAGATCGTCGCCGTGCACATGGCCGGCGGCTATGCGCTGGCGACCGGCAGGGGACAGGCGGTGTTCGTGCATGTCGATGCTGGGACCGCCAATGCCTGCATGGCGATCCAGAACCTGTTTCGTTACCGGCTGCCGGTGATGCTGTTCGCCGGACGCGCGCCTTACACGCTGCATGGCGAATTGACCGGATCGCGCGACACCTATGTGCACTTCGTGCAGGATCCCTTCGACATCGCCAGCATCGTGCGGCCCTATGTCAAATGGGAATACTCGCTGCCCTCGGGCATCGTCGTGAAGGAGGCGCTTGCCCGCGCGAGCGCCTTCATGCACAGCGATCCACCGGGGCCAGTCTACATGATGCTGCCGCGCGAGACGCTGGCCGAACAATGGGACGAGGCGCAGATGCCGGCCTATAACCCCGCGCGCTTTGGCAGCGTCGCGGTCGGCGGTATCGATCAGGACCGCGTCGAAACCATCGCCAGCCGATTGATGGCTTCGGAAAATCCGATCGCGCTGACGGCCTATCTCGGTCGCAATGCGGACGCTGTCGCGGCGCTGGAGCGCCTCGCGCTGGCCTGCGGCATCCGGATCGCGGAATTCAACTCGATCGATCTCAACGTCTCGCAGGATTCGCCGTGCTTCGCCGGTTTCGATCCGCTGCCTCTGCTGGAACAGGCCGATGTCGGGCTGCTGCTCGATACCGACGTGCCTTTTGTGCCGCAATACGCTAGGCGCGTCGAAGCCATCGACTGGATCCAGATCGACATCGATCCGTTGAAGTCGGATTTCCCGATGTGGGGATTCCCGACCGACATCAGGGTCCAGGCCGATTGCGCGACTGTTCTGCGACAGGTGCTCGAGGTGGTCGAGGCGCGCGCGGATGATCTTTATCGCAAGCGCGTCACTGAGCGCACCGCCGGCTGGAGCGGTGCGCGCGATGCAGCGGCCAGGCGCCGCGCCGCTGCTGCCGAGAACAAGGGTACGTCAGGCGCGCTCAGCGCGGCCTTTCTGTTCGCAACCCTGAACCGTGCGTTGTCGCAAGACGATATCGTCGTCAACGAAGCGATCCGCAATGGGCCGCTGCTGCAGGAGCAGATCCGTCGCACGCAGCCGCACAGCTACGTCGGCCTCGCCGGCGGCGGGCTCGGCTTCAGCGGCGGCATGGCGCTGGGCTTGAAGTTGGCGCAGCCGGAGCGGCGCATCGTGCAGATCATCGGCGACGGCGCCTATCATTTTTCTTCGCCGGACTCCGTATTCGCCGTCGCCCAGCAATATCAAATTCCGATTCTGACAGTCGTGCTCGACAATGGCGGCTGGCAGGCGGTCAAGTCGTCGGTACAGAGGGTCTATCCGAAGGGCGTCGCCGCCGAGACCGATTCCTTTCAATCGCAACTGCGCTCGGGCCGGCAGGGCGAAAAACGAGGCTTCTCCGATATCGGCCGCGCCTTCGGCGCGCATGGTGAATTCGTCAGCGAGCCGGATGAACTCGCCGCTGCGGTCGAGCGCTGCCTCGCCGCTGTCGACGGCGGGATCGCTGCCGTCCTGCATGTCCAGATCACGCCGCTCTAG
- a CDS encoding FAD-dependent monooxygenase produces the protein MSTPTESPAQVVIVGGGPVGLGLAIDLGQRGVRCVLVERYNSPQPIPKGQNLTQRTLEHFYFWGAEAELRAARTIPRDYGIGGMTSYGTLLSGYRYDWLQRELVRPYYFTDNERLPQYATEAVLRQRLSQLQGVETIYGWSASGIEQDTDGVQVTVAERNSDRRRTLRADYVVGCDGSRSLVREATGITQTLTDHDRLMVLLVFRSTGLHKLLERFPNKSFYNVLHPELEGYWKFFGRVDLGSTWFFHAPVPLGTTKDNFDFPRYLYSAVGEEFDVEFEHIGFWDLRVAISDQYSIGRVLIAGDAAHSHPPYGGYGINTGLEDAANLGWKLAAALQGWAGAHLLDSYGEERRPVFASTARDFIEKAIQSDREFLAKFDPAIDKAAFEAEWLARSSGARSEVNSFEPNYEGSSIVAGQPDATCSAIGSHEFAARAGHHLAPRQLASSRNVFEELGAGFTLLDLGAPDAAVTEIRSAAEASGVPLTLIRDDSAEVRKFYQATLILVRPDQFVAWVSDGDVTDAAAIIRRVVGGHP, from the coding sequence ATGAGCACGCCCACCGAATCCCCAGCGCAAGTCGTCATCGTCGGAGGCGGGCCGGTCGGTCTTGGTCTTGCGATCGATCTCGGCCAGCGTGGTGTCAGGTGCGTTCTGGTCGAGCGCTACAATAGTCCGCAACCGATCCCGAAGGGTCAGAACCTGACCCAGCGTACCCTTGAGCACTTTTACTTCTGGGGCGCGGAGGCGGAGCTTCGCGCGGCGCGGACCATCCCGCGCGACTACGGCATCGGCGGCATGACGTCGTACGGCACGCTGCTAAGCGGCTACAGATATGACTGGCTGCAGCGCGAGCTGGTGCGGCCCTACTACTTCACCGACAACGAACGGCTGCCGCAATATGCCACCGAAGCGGTGCTGCGGCAGCGCCTGAGCCAGTTGCAAGGTGTCGAGACTATATACGGCTGGAGCGCTTCCGGCATCGAGCAGGACACGGATGGCGTGCAGGTGACAGTGGCCGAGCGCAACAGCGACCGTCGTCGCACATTGCGGGCGGATTATGTGGTCGGCTGTGACGGCAGTCGCTCTTTGGTGCGCGAGGCCACTGGCATCACACAGACCCTGACCGACCACGACCGGCTGATGGTGCTGCTGGTGTTCCGCTCGACCGGTCTGCACAAGTTGCTCGAGCGCTTTCCCAACAAGTCATTCTACAATGTGCTGCATCCGGAGCTAGAGGGCTACTGGAAGTTCTTCGGCCGCGTCGATCTCGGCAGCACCTGGTTCTTCCACGCGCCGGTGCCGCTCGGCACCACCAAAGACAATTTCGATTTTCCCCGCTATCTGTATTCGGCGGTCGGCGAGGAGTTTGACGTCGAATTCGAGCACATCGGCTTCTGGGATCTGCGCGTCGCGATATCAGATCAATATAGCATCGGGCGCGTCCTCATCGCCGGCGACGCTGCGCATAGCCATCCGCCCTATGGCGGCTACGGCATCAACACCGGCCTCGAAGACGCCGCCAATCTCGGCTGGAAGCTTGCCGCGGCGCTGCAAGGCTGGGCCGGAGCACATCTCCTGGATTCCTACGGCGAGGAACGGCGGCCGGTGTTCGCCTCGACCGCGCGGGACTTTATCGAGAAGGCGATCCAGAGCGACAGGGAGTTTTTGGCCAAATTCGATCCCGCGATCGACAAGGCTGCATTTGAAGCCGAATGGCTGGCGCGCTCGTCCGGTGCGCGTTCCGAGGTCAATTCGTTCGAGCCGAATTACGAGGGCTCCTCCATCGTCGCGGGTCAGCCAGATGCCACCTGCAGCGCGATCGGGTCGCATGAATTCGCAGCCCGGGCCGGACATCACCTGGCGCCGCGCCAGCTCGCATCTAGCCGCAATGTCTTCGAGGAACTGGGCGCCGGTTTTACGCTGCTCGATCTCGGCGCGCCGGACGCTGCCGTCACTGAAATCAGGTCCGCGGCCGAAGCGAGCGGAGTGCCGCTCACGCTGATCAGGGACGACAGCGCGGAAGTGCGAAAATTCTACCAGGCGACGCTGATTCTGGTCCGGCCCGATCAGTTTGTCGCCTGGGTGTCGGACGGCGATGTGACAGATGCCGCAGCTATCATCCGTCGCGTGGTCGGCGGCCACCCCTGA
- a CDS encoding IclR family transcriptional regulator, with the protein MKPTNSLERVLAVLEVFSEERLEWTPEDLMRELGYSRPTLYRYLKILKDAGFLMSTRNSGVTLGPKVVEMDYLTRRSDPLVLHGVPYLKELTAAHSCTAMVLRWYGNKILCVASESSTKNPISSYPRGRPMPLGRGAIARSIMALLPRPRLVPLVERNLADLRSVGLGNTAADVLKSLKKVRKAGFAVAYGEVTPGAVGIAAPIFDDRHYPIASVCVTIAGNLVTGAQIDQIGAEVRRVALQISADQASVRPKI; encoded by the coding sequence ATGAAGCCGACGAACAGCCTGGAACGGGTGCTGGCGGTTCTCGAGGTGTTTTCCGAGGAGCGCCTGGAATGGACGCCCGAGGATTTGATGCGCGAGCTCGGCTATAGCCGGCCGACGCTCTACCGCTATCTGAAGATCCTGAAAGATGCCGGCTTCCTGATGTCGACCCGCAATTCCGGCGTCACGCTGGGGCCCAAGGTCGTCGAGATGGATTATCTGACGCGGCGCTCCGATCCGCTGGTGCTGCACGGTGTACCCTATCTGAAAGAGCTGACGGCGGCCCATTCCTGCACCGCCATGGTTTTGCGCTGGTACGGCAACAAGATCCTCTGTGTCGCCTCTGAATCCTCCACCAAAAACCCGATCAGTTCCTATCCGCGCGGACGGCCGATGCCGCTGGGGCGCGGCGCGATCGCGCGCTCGATCATGGCGCTGCTGCCGCGGCCGCGGCTGGTGCCGCTGGTCGAGCGCAACCTCGCCGACCTGCGCTCGGTCGGCCTCGGCAACACTGCCGCCGACGTCCTGAAAAGCCTGAAGAAGGTTCGCAAGGCCGGATTTGCCGTCGCCTATGGCGAGGTCACGCCGGGTGCGGTCGGCATCGCTGCGCCGATCTTCGACGACCGGCACTACCCGATCGCCAGTGTCTGCGTCACCATTGCCGGCAACCTCGTGACCGGCGCCCAGATCGATCAGATCGGCGCCGAGGTCCGGCGCGTGGCGCTGCAGATCTCGGCGGATCAGGCCTCGGTGAGGCCGAAAATATGA